Sequence from the Nymphaea colorata isolate Beijing-Zhang1983 chromosome 9, ASM883128v2, whole genome shotgun sequence genome:
ATTGGACCACCATGACTCATAATGGACCTCTATCAAAAAGTTTAGCCCCAAGGCAGTGCAGGATGTAGATTTTAGCGAGAAATAATTTTACTGTTTTGTTCCGTAAACGGTTCGGTGAAACTTAGtctgaaaaataagaaatgactTATTTGATGAGGAAAAAATGGAAGTAAATTGAGCGTGCAGCTAAGAAATAGGATGATACAAGATGAACGGCACAACGGAGAAGGCAAACAATGAGACGGCAAAAATTCTATGGTTCGATGGGACGAATCAAATGCAGGAATAGGGGGTGCAAAACTAGCTCCAGGGGTCATCCCAGCCTTTTGGCACCTCTCTCTTAACAAAATCTAAAATTGCTTGCACTGCTTCTTCGACTCGGTTAGAAAGGGAATGATTCCCCCACTCTATCTCAACTTTCTCAGCTCCTCCCATGGCTCTACATATCCTGCAAAGGGGGAAAGAGTGAGGCCCAGTAGACAAACAGGCCAGATAACATGAAATcaactttaagaaaaaaaaaaaaaaaggaaaagaataccTCTCAACTAGGGCTTTCTTATCAACATAATCAGGTACATATTCGTCAGCCATGGAGAAGATGACCTATAATTAATGTCTCAAATTATTAAGCACCTGGAAGAGGAAGTGACACAAAATGATGCATATGAATGCAAAAGCCTTTccttaaaaaaccaaaaagaaaaattatatcatattttaaattataataaCCCACAAGGTTCCATTCCCAGTAACAGGTCATAAACACCACTAGCCTACGAGGTTATATTCACTTCCCATTCATTCTTTGTTCTTTCAGGGTGTCAATTCTGACAGGTTGAATTTTAGATACAGGCGCCTGCCCTTGATCTACTGAAGACAACTTCCACTAATGATGACTCTTGATAGGTACACCACTATCGTGTGCCATTGTCAAAAGTTCTCTTTGCTTCACATGAACTGGTCCTTGACCTACTGAAAATAACTTCCACTAATGATGGCTCTCAATAGAAACACCACTATGGCCCGCCATTGTGAAAAATTCACTATTTAAaagctttcaagtttcaactggTGTACTTGATGACCAATAgcatttgatttcaaaatttcaggGCTGCAGTCAGCCAACACACACACCACTTCTTCTCATATACTCAGAGATATCCTATTTGTCAAGTCTTAGCCTTGTTCATTTTCCTGAATGATTAAGTTAACAGTTACTCGACATAGGTATGATGTTGATGTTGGTGTGTATGATTCACCCGAAGATGGTTGATTTTCAAAGAAGGAACCAAGCATGCTATGTTGTTTGCTCCATTTTTTGCACACCCACACACCCACACCCATAAATATATGCCCTTCTGCAAATGAATGGGTTCTGTAGgtaacaaagagaaaaattgtTGTATAAAATGTAGGTTGTAATACACCAAAATCCTACAAGTTCTACAGACTTGTTTCTGGATGTACATACACTTCATAATTGTATTACCCAGAGCAATAGACTATACCACATAGCACCGTCCAGAAGCATTTAATACCAGCATCTAACAATACTAGAAAGTTAGAAACAACACGAGAAAGTTGTACACAATGACACGTTGAGGTAGCCAATGTACATAGACCAAAAAGGATTGTAAGTTCTTCGTCAAACACTTGAAATTCAAGTTCTAAGTTAGTCAAATAATACAAAGCTTAAACTAACAAACATAAACGAGTAGTTTTAAAGGGGCACTGGTACCTGACAAGCTGTATTAGACATATGGCCAATCCTTAATCTTAATTGATCATCACTAAGGTCTGAACTGAACATGTCATCATCTCCCATATAAGCACAGAGCGAGTGATATCTGCACAAGAAAGCATGTGCCTATGATAAGGAGGATAGCTGTACTGACACAAACGTTTTGATTAGATACCACTTATAGTTACATCACAAAATGACCCGCTAGCTATTATATATGTTGAGATAAATGTATTATGGCAAATTTGATGTACAAATATAATGCTCCTTTTCTTGTTATCCACATCTCAGCACCTAAAGACCACACCACATCTAAACATGCAAAAGATAACTAATCTGCACAAACATCCTAACATAATAATTGTCTTCACTTTGAGTATCGAACTAAAGACTCCTCTAGGTCTACGCCAAGAGAATTTAACATGTTAGAACTccagaaaaaactaaaagtagAAAATTTGCGAAAGTTAATGCAACAGTTAGCCCGATGAGAGAAAAAAGTTTTCTCTCAAGGACCAGATATTGAGATCAACTAATTGTTCTAGTGACATTAACATAGGCTGCTAGTGCTAGGTGACACCCAAAAAATGGGAAAACCCAAAGATGGGTATTCTGTTACATCTCCCACCTATAAGCAGTTATGGGAGCTTCAGGATTTGCTTCCCTGGGCATTAATTCCATCTCTCGACCTTCGCTGATCATTTTTGCAGCCAGATCAATCATTGCAGCAGTTTCAGGCAGAGTTGCTCGATATTCTCGATCACTAACTGGTGCCTGTAGAATAAAATAAAGATTATGCTAGCAAAGTTGAGGGACATCACATTTACCATATGCATGACCATGTCAATGCATGAAAGGAGGGAAATAGGTCATGGACACTCTCAAATCCGTAAAATTTATGTACTACAGTTTAGTCTGAAAATAGAAGTTCAcagtaaaaaatttaaacttatGCAAAGGAATTTGCATAAGAACAGATGACCAATTCACATCTAACAAGACTTTCCAGAACAGTGAACAGTAAGATAACGttatcaagaaacaaaaaaaagcctTATGCATTGGCTTGCTCCTTGGACCACAATTTTTTAGTTTATGTCCAATTAATGATAAAGTAAATGACTTATGGAGAAGCCTCCAACTTTGCTTCTTGAACTCTCAACAGAAATAGTTCCTTTAACAAGGAATACATAGTGGAGCAACTCTGTGCATAAAGCTGCCATGATACATTTTTATTTGGATGTTAACAAATTTTGCCTGCAAGAATTACCACATACTTCACTTTGGTCATGACTCACCATAGATGAGATCATAAGATAttcagagaaagaaagatccCTTGTGCTCCCAAAGGATAACTGGCAATTGCCTTTCCTTTTCTTAGCTAATTAATTATACTGGTACAAATAGTGGTGCCACATTAATTTAATGttgttaagaagaaaaagattcGATGAACCTGCTAATATCTTCCATGACCCAAGCATATTGATGGCATCCGCGACTAAAgacttctattttttttttaatatgcaagAAGTTTAATACTTTAATTTATGcatcaaaaactcaaaattgcAACAATCCCATCAAATATCACAAATGAACTTAATGATTTTCAGATGACAGAAGATCAGGGTATACCTGCAAGATGGCTGCACGCACAGCCCTGGAACAAGCGGTGTTTCTACGCATATAATAAACAATGTCCTGACACAAAGATATAATCTACCCACTTAGATCCATGAAGAAGCATAAACCATCCTTCTAGAGTTAACCTCTCAGTTTTAGATCAAACTAGCCAATATATTACCTGGCATCCAGTACTATGGCCAAGCAGTATGACACCTTCTGAGTCTTCCTTGTTTATCAAGTAGCTAATCAATTGATCAATCTCCAAAAAATCCTATAGCATGAACACCATAGATATATTAAGAGATGCTACTGTTGCATACATGCAGAACCACTTGGCATGCTAAAACATTTATCTATGTGAGATAAATAGTTGAAAATGAAGATTTTCAACCCTAAAATGCAGACTGTTCTTCTGATACGGGGAATATATATAGAAAGTGTACTAAGAATAGTACAATATTTGAAATCTGTATATCTAACACTGTATGCCAATCATACAGATGCAATTcttaaggggaaaaaaaaaaggaaaaaaattgaaaagcaaaTACTCCTCAGTTTCTTGTGCAACTCCAACTTTCTAACTAAACTTGCAAGACCAGCTTTTTATGCCATTGTTCAAGTAAGGCTTGATTGACAACTGATCACTATGAATGACAGGCAGATACCTTTAACATGTTAAATTATTATGTGTAAATCTGCAAGCAGGTTCAACCTAAATGCTTATATAATATCAACAACAACAACTCATTTTCTAATGTAACTGCAACTTCTTATAACACCAGCTTTTTGTGTCATTATTCAGGCAAGGCATGATAAAGCTTAAGGCTTGATTGACAACTGATCACTACGAATGACAGGCAGATACCTTTAACATGTTAAATTATTATGTGCAAACCTGCAAGCAGGTTCAACCTAAATGCTTACATAATATCAACAACAACCACTCATTTTCTAATGTAACTGCAAGCAGGTAATACTCTAGTCAATTTTCTAGATGACTAGAGTATTACCTGCAACTTCTtctaaggaaaaaaagagagagagaaagagagagggagttcTAATTTCTAACTAGAGTATTACCTGATTCAAGCTAGAGGTGCCATAGCCTGTATATGAGGATGACAATAAGGGCTGAACAAGTGACCACTTTTCCCTTTCCAGCGCAACTGATAGAGGTTCCAAATAACTGAAAGAAAAAGGTCTCATGAAACAGAATTCTAAGTAAGgacaaaaaataaactattacAGAACTAATAAACATACTAATTTACAGACAAACATATCATAGTTTACTAACAATTATAATATAGAACTTATAGCAGGAATTGGTTATAGTTGACTGGAGGTATGAAATTCATATTTAACCACAGTAGGATAtgatgaaaatttgaaagatgTCAATTGATTACACAAAAACACAAAAGCTTAGAACTGGCGGAGGGGTACCCAGAGGTttcacaccaaaaaaaaaaaagaaactggaaAGCATAACAAAGAAGCAATCAGCAAGCTACAATTTCTGAAAATGCCTAGAAAATTCATGATCTCCCTCATAACAAGCGCAACATCATAGAATCAAGACTCATGGTGTCATACACATGCCTTTGCATAGCAATCATCAGGTTGACAAGCACAACTTCCAATAAAACCAGGTGTTTATGGCATGAAATTTTGTGCAAACACATTAAAAATTGCACATTGTTTATTGTTAGACAACTCAACCAAATATAAGCAATGCCAGCCCTAGCGTTAGGTACACAAGCTTAAGGACAGTCTTTAACCTTCAACCTTGTTCATAAGCATCTCAAGAaagtattatatatacatatatatagaccaCACGCATGCACCCATATcataagaaggaaaagaacttCATACCTTGTAGCCAAAAAACCATCTGTAAGTCCACcaataaaaataacttgttgCTTGAAATCTCCAGTTTTGAATGCAACCTACAACATTAAAAGCAGAAAAAACATTGTGAACCTTGACAAGAAAAGACACATATAAATAAAAGGTACAAGACATTTTATAAATAAATCCTTGAGATCTTAAAAACTAAGTGCATTTTATAATAGATTACTTTTTCAGGTACGTAGGAAATGATTAAAAAAGTAACTCAATTTGCTGTAACAGCTAAAAAGTTGTGGCAAAGTTAAGCAAATAGGAGCATCAGGTCATTGTCTGGCATGTAGCACAACATAGTTCTCAATGCTATGATCCAAACGAGATGAACAATTACAAGTCTCCTGGTTCCCTGATCCTTTCAATAGAAAGGTTATTATTCACCACATTTACACTATCAAAATAAGAATGAATTTATCACCAAAGCTTCTTGTTTCTTGTAATTTTATTTGGTAAATTACCTTCTAAGAAGTGGACACCAACTTTCATGTCACCTTCAACTAAATAATTTTCTGCAAATATGTTTTGAAAAGGCAATAAGTGGATCAATAGCAACAAGAAAAGCTACGGAAACAGgtgattttcaattttctttatcgTGTTGAAATGACATCATTTTAATGCGCATAGTGAGAGGCACCTCTCGTGTATAAAAGCAACAAACTTGAAGATGACAAGGTGATATTGAATCACTTTACCATGTTTGGATATAGAGGCTGACAGAACTTCACATATAATTAAgcaacatatatgcatatgacAGCCTTATCATGCCTTAGCAAGTAAAAGTCTGCTGCATTAACATGATTGTCCACTGTATTAGTTTATTGCCACTTTGTCCACTTTGCCACTCGTTCAAGCTTGTTTATGACCTGCCAACTTTGTATGGTAACTATGGTAACGACCCAACCGACTATCATACTGAGCTTGGGCCCCTAGTCTGaaggatcccaacccgccccctagcagctTCGATTTTCACCCAAAAAAGGTTACAAACCAAgataaccaatcacttaacaacccatttataagtttttgaagatctctcataatcttcaatatggAATTAAACTTTTAGGATGTTGCAATGCACCTCCCTTAAGGTACACATGCCTGTGTGTGTGACCCTAGTCTGAGTGTTGAATAACGCTATGATAATAATGTAATGACTTGACCTACTCCTACAATGAGCATGGGCCCTTAGTCCGATGGATCTTAACTCGCCTCCTAACAGCTTTAGTTTCCACGCaaaaaaaaaggctaagaaccaaGATAACCAATCACTTAGCAACCAAATTATACGTCCTTGAAGATCTCTTATAATCTTCAATATGGGACTAACTAGGATATTACATCTATAACTTCGTGGAGCATTTAACATTGAAGGTGCTTTGAGCAAACCCTTCCTAAGTCATAAATCATGGATAGAGCCTTAACAACAAACTGCCTCAGCCCTCAAGTATGAGCTTGCTTTGACATTTCTGGATGTGCAGCTTCCTATATGAACAATGGTGAAGTCCACTCCAATATAAAATCGTCATAGCTTTGAAGATGACAAGTCGTGTACCATCAAGGTACAAAATCCCCATATCAGCTACTGATAAGCATGATGAAGTATAGGAACTTTAGATGCTGTCAAAGCATGACCATGAAGGTTATCACAAATGGAAGTACACTTCATGATGAGATCCTCTTTTTTTAGCGCTACAGAGGGGCTTACATGCCAAGAGCTCAAATAACAGTTTACTAAAAGCAAGGAAGCAATAATCAATAAATCAAAGCATTTGCAATGGCGTCACAAGAGTGATGACATCAAACAAAATATCTGCACATAGAGGCACCTACTACAATTTGTGCAGGAGGAGTTTTTTCTGATAATTTCTCTATGAAAAGATTGTGCGGCCTGCATTGTTTTGTGCCCTCAAGCATAAAGTTCCATGTAGGACTACACAAAGCATTTCACACAGACCACCCTTGACGGGactaaaataacaaaaggatTGACCATTGTCCTTCACGAAAGGATAATAAACCGTAAATCTGGTACTTGTACATCTACAATAGTGCAACGTTGTAGGCTCAGCATTGACTTTGACAGCAATGCGTTCGACAAAGACCTCTACCAAAGAGGACATGACCAACTTCTGAATGTTTATGTCctcaaatattttatgtttcaaatttcaagattCACCAAGACAATATTGACATTATGCATAAGTAAACTTGATGATGAGGCTCATTGTCACTCGGCCACACGTTTTTCCCTCACTGCATGTGCAGGGAAAGATCAAAGCAAGAAATCCAACACATGAAAGTGTTTCGCGAAGTCCCACTACAGGAAGCATCAACAGAACAGAAAAATCCGGGAGAAATCAGGAACTCAGATTTGGGAAACAAGATAAATTCAGCGGGAAAGAGGTGAAACGTCAATACCTAACAAATGGTGAGAATACAAAGACGAAACCTTGGAATGGCGAAGGCAATTAATCAATTAAGTTCATATACTCCTATTCTTATTACTAAGCTAATTATTGTTTGCGTATAATGTAGACAATGTAAAACTAAACACGGATCTGTTCACCAAACTCGGTCCAGCATTTGCGTAACAATCAAAAAGACCAAGAACTCCAACATTTCCAAACCCAAAAGTTACAgatcatgacaaaaaaaaaaatactactGTAAAGACTAGACGAAATCCTCACCACCACAACCAAAAGCCCAGAAAACTTCAACAGCAGTTAAAAAGAGAGGTGAAAGACAGAGATAGAACGAGAAGAATACCTGGACGGGGTTGGGGCCATACTTGAAGAGAACTCCACCTAGCTGGTTTTTCCGTTGGCCGGAACCGAAGGAGGCATCACCAGACGCTGATTTTGCTGTATTCGCCATCTTGGGCGTGCTCGATTTGACGGTGTAACTGCGGACGATCCCAGATAACCAAGAACccgacgaggaagaagagagggaagcGGATGGATTCATTGGAATTTCTCTCCACCCATGAAACCAAATTGAAATCCCAAACTTCGCAGCTTTCTCCAACCGGCTGGCCTTCCTCTTTCCCACCGATCAAGGATCAGAGAACCCCAGATTTCTCACAGTAaactgagagagaaagagagaagatggTCGCTCGCCTGCAGCTGGGCCACTCTAGATCAGCAACCGGATATTCCCCTCGCgagaaaatgaagcaaaatgttTCTTGACACAAAATACCTGGAAAATATCGCCATTATTATGACAGTAAGGTTTGgtgcaatatattttttttgacaGAAAAATTCGTAAATGTGGAAGAGAAAACAATATACTAACACGGAAAACTAATAAAACGTCGTCGTACTTCAAAAAGTATAAAACGATAAATATGTGTTATTTCCGGAGATAATTACGCAAATAACTGCGATATCTTGGGGACGAGTTACATTGCTGACTCCGGCATTGCCGGCTTCCGACCAATGTGAGAATCCGTCGATTTGAATCGTATCAGGAGCCCACCGATTTGATTCGGTGACCAATTCAAGGTTGCCTCGTCCCAGTTGTTAtctattttataaaatattttaagacttttcattttaattaatttacatgaattttggtttttattttaattggtaAACATCTTTAATGGTTCTAATTTTGGGTAAGCATGATTATCCACCATCCAAAGTCCCATGGGCGGAGCAAGGTAGGGCTCGCATGAGCTCTGGGCCCAccttaataaattttaaaaaattttatttgttttgtataaaaattttaaaaaacgaTATTTGGGTCAtagtcaaaatttataaacttcaATTCAACTCtcctcatgaaatttttttggctctgcccctacaATGTTGAAAGGGCAGTCATGGTTGCATTCGAGCCTAAATGAGCCGGCATAAGTTATTGTTGCAGCATggttttcaacaaaaaaaaaagcatgatactgatccaaatccaaattcagaaATCAATTTGATACAGAATCCTTCTTATACAATCTGATCGATGATCggtttttatgtaaaaattcaaaatccgattctacattttctttttaacaaatcaGCAAATCATACTCTTACTCTGACTAAGCAATATCTAATTACTTGTGTAGTTGAAgctaaatgaagaaaacaaagattAAAAATGAGACCTCATGTCTTACGTAAATGTGATAATTAACCGCAGAAGTGAGCTTCCAACTTTGAGCTCCTGCAGACAAACATGAGATCAGAAAGCTTGTAAAACGCTTTTAAGCATAGGAAATACATGGCCGAGATGGTAACATGCTGCATGTTGACAAAAGGTTTGTAAAATCAACCGAATGCGtgagccttttcatttttcttcaatctGCAGTATTGTTCTAATTTTCTCAATCCTTGGATATCAACAGCAGTTATATGTTCATTATCTCCAATATATGATGTAAGCTTTTGAAACAACACTTTGCTAGACACCACCTTGCATATAAAACCCTCAAGAACATACACCTTATGTCTCCAAGATTCTGGCTTGTTTCGGAGCTTATGTAGGACATCTTTCAACTTGACTGCCATGATTGACACCATTTATAGTTCAGATGAGTAACACTCCAAAGTGTGATAATGACCATGAGATTCAAATCCCGAACCTGTTAAGTGTGAGCCACTTTGCTGTCCGGTTGTGCTACATATGACGGGAAAGAGTGTCTTGCAAATAAGAGAAATAACAGAAAGAgataaggagaaagaaaagaacagacatatatatatgtatatataatatgcttAGGTTAGTTTAAGTTTGTAATTGCTCTTACATATAATAGCACGCTACATCAcaaagaagaggaaggggaTGATGGGTGTAGGTTGCAGCAGTTTATGGGTGCATAGCATGGATTATCAGGTTGCTCATGACCTACATATGACCTATCATATTGGGTCATCAAAATATTATTACTAAGTTATGATGTAATATTCCTTCTTTGTCTGAAAAATTCAGCATGGCGTTGAATGTTTCACTGATGATGTGGTGCTTCCATGTTGAATGGTTCGTTTTTCAAGCATTCCTGTGCTTTGGAACTAGGTGTTTGAATGAATTCAGGTATCGTAAAAGAAAATGGTGCCATGTTGAACTTTATCTTTCACAAATTCTGAGTCTGCAGTTATCCAATCCATTTAAATAAGTTCACTACGTACTTGATATT
This genomic interval carries:
- the LOC116261562 gene encoding UPF0613 protein PB24D3.06c, translating into MNPSASLSSSSSGSWLSGIVRSYTVKSSTPKMANTAKSASGDASFGSGQRKNQLGGVLFKYGPNPVQVAFKTGDFKQQVIFIGGLTDGFLATSYLEPLSVALEREKWSLVQPLLSSSYTGYGTSSLNQDFLEIDQLISYLINKEDSEGVILLGHSTGCQDIVYYMRRNTACSRAVRAAILQAPVSDREYRATLPETAAMIDLAAKMISEGREMELMPREANPEAPITAYRYHSLCAYMGDDDMFSSDLSDDQLRLRIGHMSNTACQVIFSMADEYVPDYVDKKALVERICRAMGGAEKVEIEWGNHSLSNRVEEAVQAILDFVKREVPKGWDDPWS